One window of the Lycorma delicatula isolate Av1 chromosome 3, ASM4794821v1, whole genome shotgun sequence genome contains the following:
- the LOC142321507 gene encoding uncharacterized protein LOC142321507, which produces MYKSQIAEIYNISYLIILLTFCSISAITAAVHDIKEKLLDNVHTYKDNLACSAVYSCANCTAVRICRPNSSGHGYTEYKTANCTGTTPYCDPPTGTCVKTPTINCANENEYVCLQDGTFPHPSDCTKYYKCKNLQSYSMKCTQSYYYYDSAAEECTYYKGCYSFQCSGYNGYKKRYPNDASIYSFCINGIGTVVDRCYGSDLLNETSQQCEPVCRYEGLIPDTSDCTQYYRCNKVPNKSDFIMTHVKCPEGEAYSSYEFRCVSISKVPSCQSETSITTAATFEDYITSESWYPE; this is translated from the exons atgtataaatcacAGATTGCAGAGATCTACaatatcagttatttaattattctattaaca ttttgttctaTATCAGCAATTACTGCTGCTGTACATGATATAAAGGAAAAATTGCTCGATAATGTGCATACTTATAAAGATAATCTTGCTTGTTCTGCTGTATATTCCTGTGCTAACTGTACAGCTGTACGTATTTGCCGACCAAATTCATCAGGTCATGGATATACTGAATATAAAACAGCCAATTGTACTGGTACTACACCATATTGCGATCCGCCTACAG gtacttGTGTAAAAACACCAACAATAAATTGCgctaatgaaaatgaatatgtgTGCTTACAAGATGGAACGTTTCCACACCCAAGTGACtgtactaaatattataaatgtaaaaatttacaaagttattcAATGAAATGTACACagtcatattattattatgattcagCGGCTGAAGAATGCACTTATTATAAAGGTTGTTACTCATTTCAATGTAGTGGATACAATGGATACAAAAAAAGATATCCAAATGATGCAAGTATATATTCATTTTGCATTAATGGCATCGGAACAGTTGTAGACCGGTGTTATGGTAGCGATTTATTGAATGAAACAAGTCAACAATGCGAGCCAGTTTGTAGATATGAAGGGCTTATACCAGACACATCTGACTGTACCCAGTATTATCGCTGTAATAAAGTTCCAAATAAATCTGACTTTATAATGACACATGTAAAATGTCCTGAAGGTGAAGCATACAGTAGTTATGAATTTCGGTGTGTGTCTATATCAAAGGTACCATCATGTCAAAGTGAAACTTCAATAACTACTGCTGCAACCTTCGAAGATTATATCACATCCGAAAGCTGGTACCcagagtaa